The following coding sequences are from one Polyodon spathula isolate WHYD16114869_AA chromosome 7, ASM1765450v1, whole genome shotgun sequence window:
- the LOC121318320 gene encoding LOW QUALITY PROTEIN: leiomodin-2-like (The sequence of the model RefSeq protein was modified relative to this genomic sequence to represent the inferred CDS: inserted 2 bases in 1 codon), with product MSTFGYRKELDKYEDIDEDELLASLTSEELKELERELEDIDPDGNVPIGLRQKDQTEKTPTGTFSREALLKYWESETKKLLENERTAPGKSQEEEQEEVIDDSEDECVTENNSDASEEEAYTEDEEEEEKEKEESPVTEEEDDEEESPVTENEDDENKQGEVTDRMLHSKKSSHEQNRQNQCNGKLGDGKNCTQETSEDPSLKVTASRPCGNPTVLDDTLEKIINNDLNTHEINLNNIENITKEMLIRFAEALKSNTIVKLFSLANTHADDYVAFAIAKMLTENKSIASLNIESNFVTGKGILAIMRALTNNTALTELRFHNQRHICGGQTEMEIAKLLKDNTTLLKLGYHFDLPGPRMSMTTILTRNQDRQRQKRLQEQKQQEVERRKGSEGPVDPRTSVLQKGTPGSSPYTSPKGSPWSSPKVARNYQIKITVPCPPPPXPPPPPLPEKKTPTRKIAEVIKLHEQSKAKQQAGQQKSKVRKSKKTERENNILKELKHALKPISEKKADDRSRPSTPQRSLHDNLMAAICNSSIKQLKRVEVPECLR from the exons ATGAGTACTTTTGGGTATCGAAAAGAACTTGATAAATATGAGGATATTGATGAAGATGAACTGTTGGCTTCATTGACGTCAGAGGAATTGAAAGAACTGGAAAGGGAACTTGAGGATATTGATCCAGACGGCAATGTTCCTATTGGACTAAGACAGAAAGATCAAACTGAGAAAACTCCAACTGGAACCTTCAGCAGAGAAGCTTTGTTAAAATATTGGGAAAGCGAGACCAAGAAACTTTTAGAAAATGAAAGAACAGCACCAGGAAAAAGCCAG GAGGAAGAGCAAGAGGAAGTCATTGATGATAGTGAAGATGAATgtgtaacagaaaacaacagtGATGCTTCAGAGGAAGAAGCATATACAGAAGatgaggaagaagaagaaaaagaaaaagaggagAGTCCTGTTACTGAAGAAGAGGATGATGAAGAGGAGAGTCCTGTTACTGAAAACGAGGATGATGAAAACAAACAAGGGGAAGTCACTGACAGAATGTTGCACAGCAAAAAAAGCAGCCatgaacaaaacagacaaaaccaaTGTAATGGAAAACTTGGTGACGGtaaaaactgtacacaagaaacaAGTGAAGATCCTAGTCTTAAAGTAACTGCCAGCAGGCCGTGTGGTAATCCGACTGTACTTGATGACACACTTGAAAAGATAATAAACAACGATCTCAATACACATGAAATAAATCTTAATAACATTGAAAACATAACCAAGGAGATGCTCATTCGCTTTGCAGAGGCCCTCAAGAGTAACACCATTGTTAAGCTTTTTAGCTTGGCCAACACTCATGCTGACGATTATGTTGCATTTGCAATTGCAAAAATGCTTACAGAGAACAAAAGCATTGCCAGTCTTAATATTGAATCCAATTTTGTTACAGGTAAGGGCATCCTCGCCATAATGAGGGCTCTCACGAATAATACTGCATTGACAGAGCTACGGTTCCACAACCAAAGACACATTTGTGGAGGCCAGACTGAAATGGAAATAGCTAAGCTCTTAAAAGATAACACCACTCTATTGAAATTGGGATATCACTTTGATCTCCCAGGACCAAGAATGAGCATGACAACCATTTTGACACGGAATCAAGATAGACAGAGGCAGAAACGTCTCCAGGAGCAGAAGCAACAAGAAGTGGAAAGGAGAAAAGGTTCTGAGGGACCAGTCGATCCAAGGACCAGTGTGTTGCAAAAAGGAACACCAGGATCTTCTCCTTATACATCTCCAAAGGGCTCACCATGGTCATCTCCAAAAGTAGCTagaaattatcaaataaaaataactgtcccatgccctccccctcc cccccctcctccacccCTCCCAGAGAAGAAGACACCAACCAGGAAAATAGCAGAGGTTATTAAACTTCATGAGCAGTCCAAGGCAAAACAACAGGCTGGTCAGCAGAAATCTAAAGTTAGGAAGAgcaaaaaaacagagagagaaaacaatatcctgaaggaattGAAGCATGCTCTAAAACCAATTTCCGAGAAGAAAGCAGATGACAGATCCAGACCATCCACACCCCAGAGATCTCTTCATGATAATCTGATGGCAGCAATCTGCAACAGTAGTATAAAACAGCTGAAACgg GTTGAAGTTCCAGAATGTCTTCGGTAA
- the LOC121318321 gene encoding LOW QUALITY PROTEIN: neural Wiskott-Aldrich syndrome protein-like (The sequence of the model RefSeq protein was modified relative to this genomic sequence to represent the inferred CDS: inserted 2 bases in 1 codon), with the protein MNNQHPPPPRRVANNSSLLLTPQENDCLLNYLGRKCITLSSAVVQVYTADRNSMWSKKCCGVACLVKDNPQRSYFIRVYDIKDGKILWEQELYNNFSYNHSRSYFHTFAGDTCPIGLNFASEEEAKRFRAAVGELLGRRQRRTEKRRDPPNGPVLTMATVDIKNPEINNMRFNNSQVNNIMPIHIKDKKKAKGKRKKLTKADIGTPSNFQHIGHVGWDPNTGFDLNNLDPELKNLFDMCGISEAQLKDKETSKAIYEFIEKKGGVEAVKNELRRQGPPPPHLPLSRGSHPPPPPPHSSGPPPPPPARGRGGXPPPPPPSRAPTAAPPPPPPSRPGVGAPPPVKPPPNRGHFHPPHPPMHSSLAPSGPPPPPPPPPSAPVGLGSGGPPPPPPPPPPPGPPPPGPPPPPGPALDGDQSPVGTKSAFLDQIREGAQLKKVEQSNRPVSSTGRDALLDQIRQGKQLKTVSDGPESAPSTPGPTAGIVGALMEVMQKRSKAIHSSDEDEDEDDEEDFEDDDEWDD; encoded by the exons atgaacaaccagCATCCTCCACCTCCGCGGCGGGTCGCCAATAACAGTTCGCTGCTCCTGACACCGCAAGAGAACGATTGTCTCCTGAATTACCTCGGCAGGAAATGCATC acTTTGTCTTCTGCTGTAGTTCAAGTTTATACAGCTGACCGTAACTCCATGTGGTCAAAGAAGTGCTGTGGTGTTGCTTGCCTTGTGAAGGACAATCCACAAAGGTCTTATTTTATCAGAGTATACGATATTAAG GATGGGAAGATACTGTGGGAGCAGGAACTCTACAACAACTTCTCATATAATCATTCCAGATCGTACTTTCATACATTTGCTGGTGAC ACGTGTCCGATTGGACTCAATTTTGCTAGTGAAGAAGAAGCAAAACGATTCAGAGCAGCAGTAGGAGAATTACTCGGGAGACGGCAAAGGAGAACTG aaaaaaggCGTGACCCTCCAAATG GACCTGTCCTGACAATGGCAACAGTTGACATAAAAAATCCAGAAATCAACAATATGCGATTTAATAATTCTCAAGTTAATAACATCATGCCTATCCACATTAAGGACAAGAAAAAGGCCAAAggtaaaagaaagaaattgacAAAGGCGGATATTGGCACTCCCAGTAATTTCCA aCACATTGGTCATGTTGGCTGGGATCCAAATACAGGCTTTGAT CTGAACAATTTAGACCCAGAATTGAAAAACCTATTTGATATGTGTGGAATCTCTGAGGCACAGCTGAAAGACAAAGAAACTTCAAAAGCTATTTATGAATTCATTGAGAAGAAGGGAGGTGTGGAAGCTGTGAAGAATGAGCTGCGCAgacaag GTCCACC ccccccccacctcccccttTCTAGAGGAAGCcatcctccccctccccctccacatAGTTCAGGaccaccaccccctcccccggCCAGGGGCAGAGGAGG ACCCCCTCCACCACCCCCCTCCAGAGCACCCACAGcagctcccccacccccacctccttCCAGACCAGGTGTAGGGGCACCACCACCGGTGAAGCCACCGCCAAACAGAGGCCACTTCCATCCACCCCACCCCCCGATGCATTCTTCTTTGGCTCCTTCAGGACCCCCACCCCcgcctcctccacctccttctGCCCCTGTAGGGCTGGGCTCAGGAGGGCCGCCCCCTCCACCACCCCCTCCGCCACCTCCTGGACCTCCTCCACCCGGACCTCCTCCACCCCCTGGACCTGCCTTGGATGGTGACCAGTCTCCAGTAGGAACCAAGTCGGCCTTCCTGGACCAGATCAGGGAAGGGGCCCAGTTGAAAAAGGTGGAACAGAGCAACAGACCAGTGTCCAGCACAGGAAGAGACGCACTGTTAGACCAAATACGGCAGGGTAAACAGCTAAAGACT GTATCTGATGGTCCAGAGTCAGCTCCGTCAACACCAGGTCCTACTGCAGGAATCGTAGGAGCACTAATGGAGGTAATGCAGAAGAGGAGTAAAGCCATTCATTCTTCAG atgaagaTGAAGACGAAGATGATGAGGAGGATTTTGAAGATGATGATGAATGGGATGACTAG